Genomic window (Phycisphaerae bacterium):
TCCTTAAGTTGACGCGCGAGTACAACGTCGTCCCAACACAGCCGCCGATCCTGCTGAACCTGATCGCGGTCGCGATGCCGTGCCTCGAACTCGTCTGCGCGCTCGCGCTGCTGCTGGGCGTGGCGCGCCGGGGTGCCGCGCTGCTGGTCGTGGGCATGTTGCTGTTCTTCACGCCGCTGCTGGCGGTGCGCGCGACGAACATGTATCAGCATCCGAAGCCGGATGTGACCTACCGTTCGTTTTGCGACGTGAAATTCGATTGCGGCTGTGGCACGGGGGAGGTGTTCATCTGCTCGAAGCTGGCCGAGAACATCGCGCTGATCCTGGGCGCGACGCTGGTGCTGTTCTCGCGCTCGGCGCGGTTCTCGGTGGACGGTGTGTTGGCGCGCCCCGTGGACGTGAGCCGCGCCCCGCCGGTGCCGGAACGCGCCTGACCCCGCGCGGAGGACGGAACATGCAAGTCATCGTCGATCTGTGTGTGATCCCGCTGGGAGTGGGGCTCTCGGTGTCGAAGTACGTGGCCGCGTGTGAGCGGGTGCTCAGTGATGCCGGCCTGAAAACGCACCTGCACGCTTACGGCACGAACGTGGAAGGCGAATGGGACGCGGTCTTCGCCGCGGTCAAACGCTGCCACGAGGTGGTACACGCGATGGGGGCCGTGCGCATCTCCTCGACGCTCCGC
Coding sequences:
- a CDS encoding DoxX family protein, yielding MAQQAGLMRRLDATGVPQLLARLAVGGMFLYLSIMKLLDPINFLKLTREYNVVPTQPPILLNLIAVAMPCLELVCALALLLGVARRGAALLVVGMLLFFTPLLAVRATNMYQHPKPDVTYRSFCDVKFDCGCGTGEVFICSKLAENIALILGATLVLFSRSARFSVDGVLARPVDVSRAPPVPERA
- a CDS encoding MTH1187 family thiamine-binding protein, whose amino-acid sequence is MQVIVDLCVIPLGVGLSVSKYVAACERVLSDAGLKTHLHAYGTNVEGEWDAVFAAVKRCHEVVHAMGAVRISSTLRVGTRTDRAQSMEDKVRSVEEKLRAG